The following proteins come from a genomic window of Paramisgurnus dabryanus chromosome 19, PD_genome_1.1, whole genome shotgun sequence:
- the golph3l gene encoding Golgi phosphoprotein 3-like, translating to MTTLTKRNRRAEAPAETRGHAEHEELRRDSDEEDDDDIDSKSLRLTLMEEILLLGLKDKEGYTSFWNDSISSGLRGCIMVELTLRGRIHLEPPSARKKKLLDRRVLVKSSAPTGDVLLDEALKHIKETEPAENVANWIELLTGETWNPLKMHFQIRNVRERLAKNLVEKGVLTSEKQNFLLFDMTTHPVTDSSEKNRLIERLQESLLDRWTNDSRRMSHRTLALILLAHSADVLENALTPLPDDRYDIASSRSRALIEADPDQESAKVTTPAEEMIWAVLAAFNKS from the exons ATGACCACATTAACGAAGCGGAACCGCCGCGCGGAAGCTCCAGCGGAGACCCGGGGTCACGCGGAGCATGAGGAGCTCAGGAGAGACTCTGATGAAGAGGATGATGATGATATCGACTCTAAATCACTGAGACTTACACTGATGGAGGAGATCCTGCTGCTGGGACTGAAGGATAAAGAG GGCTACACATCGTTCTGGAATGACAGCATCTCATCAGGTTTGCGGGGTTGCATTATGGTGGAGCTGACCCTGCGTGGACGCATTCATCTGGAACCTCCAAGCGCACGCAAGAAAAAACTGCTGGACCGTAGG GTCTTGGTGAAGTCATCTGCTCCCACTGGTGACGTTCTGCTAGATGAAGCTTTGAAACACATCAAAGAGACGGAGCCAGCTGAGAACGTTGCCAACTGGATTGAACTTCTCACAG gtgagactTGGAACCCTCTAAAGATGCACTTTCAGATTCGTAACGTTCGCGAGCGTTTAGCAAAGAACCTGGTGGAGAAAGGAGTGCTGACCTCAGAGAAGCAGAACTTCCTGCTGTTTGATATGACCACACACCCCGTAACAGACAGCAGCGAGAAGAACCGGCTGATCGAGCGACTCCAGGAGAGCCTGCTGGATCGCTGGACCAACGATTCTCGCCGCATGAGTCACCGTACGCTGGCGCTGATCCTGTTGGCTCACTCGGCGGACGTGCTGGAGAACGCTCTGACGCCTCTTCCCGACGACCGATACGACATCGCCTCGTCACGTTCCAGAGCTTTGATAGAAGCTGATCCTGACCAGGAGAGCGCCAAGGTCACGACCCCTGCAGAGGAGATGATCTGGGCCGTGCTGGCGGCTTTTAATAAATCCTGA
- the mcl1a gene encoding induced myeloid leukemia cell differentiation protein Mcl-1a: MSLSATFRRTAALSLLAPGAHTSPLNGSAHKTRTEDELDGYAEEIDTGLKPLRPGTNGLKGLKLDGRYVSADDGSLPCSPDPQEFGFTELERDTRQLLLDFFRSYGGCSSGRNSHPALPTLRRVVEDILAKHQITYKGMVQRLQLDSHPDDMDIINSIAKQMFSDGSTNWGRITSLVAFGAVMCIRLKELQREKCIDTVAEQISSFLISEQHDWMLSNKGWHGFVEFFRVEDMESTVRNALMAFAGFAGLGAGLVLLIR; encoded by the exons ATGAGTCTGAGTGCCACATTTAGACGTACTGCCGCGTTGAGTCTCCTCGCGCCAGGCGCGCACACGTCGCCTTTGAACGGATCCGCGCACAAAACCCGAACAGAGGACGAGCTGGACGGGTACGCGGAAGAGATTGACACCGGATTAAAACCGCTACGGCCCGGAACAAACGGTCTAAAAGGATTGAAGTTGGACGGGCGGTACGTGTCGGCGGATGATGGCTCTCTGCCATGCTCTCCGGACCCGCAGGAGTTCGGTTTTACCGAACTGGAACGGGACACTCGACAGCTTCTATTGGATTTCTTCAGGTCATACGGAGGGTGTTCGTCTGGCCGGAACTCTCACCCCGCGTTACCGACGCTCAGGCGCGTCGTGGAGGATATTCTTGCAAAACATCAGATCACGTACAAAG GTATGGTTCAGCGGCTACAGTTGGACTCTCATCCTGATGACATGGACATCATCAACAGCATAGCCAAGCAGATGTTCAGTGACGGGAGCACAAACTGGGGTCGCATTACGAGTCTGGTGGCGTTCGGGGCTGTCATGTGCATCCGGCTCAAAGAACTGCAGAGGGAGAAATGCATAGACACAGTGGCAGAGCAAATCTCCTCCTTTCTGATCTCAGAACAGCATGACTGGATGTTGAGTAACAAGGGCTGG CATGGATTTGTGGAGTTTTTCCGAGTTGAAGATATGGAGTCCACTGTTCGGAACGCTTTGATGGCTTTTGCTGGGTTTGCTGGACTCGGAGCAGGTCTTGTGCTCTTGATTCGGTGA